In Tripterygium wilfordii isolate XIE 37 chromosome 17, ASM1340144v1, whole genome shotgun sequence, the genomic window GTATGCACGTGTTGCATGTACCCGTCATCCCTATTCAATACCACGCTAAATAAAAAGGCATGAAATTTCAGCCAGAATGAAAAGAGACACGCAGAGGCATTAggcatataatataatataatataattggaCCAAATCGATTAAAAATATACCATAATTTAGAAGGAAAGATCAACCTCAACTGCTCAGTACTGTTCCTTGAACCATTTATAGAGAGTCCCGCGAGATCTTTGCAATCCAATATGGCAGAGAAAGTGGGAAACCAAAATTTTCGCCTAAAATTAGCAGAACCACCAAGTGCACGCGAAAGCCTTAGAATCATTATTAAAACCTATTAATAATTTCTAAAAAATCCCACCAGACTGGAgagaatataaatatatatgtgaaaaTGGAAAATTTAGGCGCAAGAAAAATCATGGTAAAGCCATTGCTTGATGCAAACCATGAACGATCAAAGCACCAAGCAGAAAGAATGGTTTGGAGAAACCACAAGGAGCTTGAGACTTGTTCTGTGGAGGCTGGATGAAAGAAGCGTTCTTGTTGCTGCCACAGACACTAACACCAATTCCTATCTTGACACTGTATGCTGCTTCAGAGGGGCTTAAACAGAGACCATGGTTGCCACTGAGATCCAGATTCCTTCCCAACCTCTTCAGGAAACTTGGATCTAAAGGCACAACTCCACCCAAGAGATTTCTGCTAAGATTCAGGTGATATATGTGAGAGAGGCTGCCAAGACCAACTGGGATTTCACCTGTTAGTCTGTTGTTCTGAAGAGAGAGTGTGCTCAAGTTCAAAAGCTGCGAAATCCCTGATGGGATGGTGCCAGAGTAGCCTGAATTGGCAAGCCTGAGCTCTTGTAATTTCACTAGCTTGCCAAGTTGTGTAGGCAGAGGTATATACATGGGATTATCATCCATAATCAAGTACTGCAAACTTTGTAACTTTTCCAATCCTTTTGGGAAGTTACCACTGAGTTTGTTGTTACTCAAAGCCATGAAGGCCAACGAATTGAGCGTCTCAATGCTCTCAGGAATACCACCTGTAAGTGAATTCGAGCTCAAGTCGAGCTTTTGAAGCAGACCCAGTTGACCAATTGTGTGCGGGATGTACCCTGTGAGTGAATTGAAGCTCAAATCAAGGCCAACAAGATTTTTGAGGTTCTCCACTTGACATGGGATGGCACCAGTCAACATATTGTAGCTCAAATCAAGGTGAACCAGAGAGTTCATGCCGAAAATCTGAATGGGAATATGTCCAGTAAGGACGTTTTGCGACAAAGTGAGGATTTGTAGGGACTTTAAGGAGGAAATTTGTGGTGGGATTGGACCGACAAGTGCAGGGTTTGATCTGAGACTGAGTTGTTCAAGTAGAGACATGGAGAGTCTGTTTGGCGAAACAGAGAGGGTGGTTTTGGTGCGAGTGAAACATTTGAAGAAGACGACTGATTGGAGGTAAGGAAGAGAGAATATTTCGTGAGGAAATGTGGCTGTGCCCTTGCATGTCGGATACGGGGAGGTGCCAAAATCAAGCCTAGAGACATGGAGATGGTCGTCTTGGGCAGTTTTGCACTCAATGCCAGGCCAAGATGAGCCGGTATTACATGGGTTGGGGTAGGAAATTCTCCAGGACTTGTCAGCGGACATGGAGTCCATGATCTTGAAAAGGGCCTCAGCCTCTGAAGGAAGCATTGTGGTTGATGAGAGATTCTTGTTTAGTTTGGTAGCATGGGCGGAGGAAATAAAAGGGATGGGattgggagagagagagaggagcagCAGAGAAATGAAGAGTGAGAAGGAACAGCTGC contains:
- the LOC119983142 gene encoding receptor like protein 29; amino-acid sequence: MRFSCSSCSFSLFISLLLLSLSPNPIPFISSAHATKLNKNLSSTTMLPSEAEALFKIMDSMSADKSWRISYPNPCNTGSSWPGIECKTAQDDHLHVSRLDFGTSPYPTCKGTATFPHEIFSLPYLQSVVFFKCFTRTKTTLSVSPNRLSMSLLEQLSLRSNPALVGPIPPQISSLKSLQILTLSQNVLTGHIPIQIFGMNSLVHLDLSYNMLTGAIPCQVENLKNLVGLDLSFNSLTGYIPHTIGQLGLLQKLDLSSNSLTGGIPESIETLNSLAFMALSNNKLSGNFPKGLEKLQSLQYLIMDDNPMYIPLPTQLGKLVKLQELRLANSGYSGTIPSGISQLLNLSTLSLQNNRLTGEIPVGLGSLSHIYHLNLSRNLLGGVVPLDPSFLKRLGRNLDLSGNHGLCLSPSEAAYSVKIGIGVSVCGSNKNASFIQPPQNKSQAPCGFSKPFFLLGALIVHGLHQAMALP